Proteins encoded in a region of the Candidatus Nezhaarchaeota archaeon genome:
- a CDS encoding DUF973 family protein: MPTQSFIQESGVQRLASIDPDYKTSATLIKLGWIYGVILGVIASLTSIIVWFAGLALSIIALVLLILGFVGLIVLCFKLYKKEGMGLYLAAGILFVLFFIPFCPLVAWILLYIALGESIEKMARMVTTSQPPTT, from the coding sequence GTGCCTACGCAAAGTTTTATCCAGGAGTCAGGAGTTCAGAGGTTAGCTTCAATTGATCCAGATTACAAGACTTCCGCTACGCTCATTAAGCTAGGCTGGATCTACGGTGTGATTTTAGGAGTGATAGCATCACTCACGTCAATAATTGTTTGGTTCGCGGGTCTAGCTCTCAGTATCATAGCTCTCGTCCTCTTAATCTTGGGATTCGTAGGTTTAATTGTGCTCTGCTTTAAATTGTACAAGAAGGAGGGCATGGGTCTCTATTTAGCTGCAGGGATACTCTTCGTTCTATTCTTCATACCATTCTGCCCACTAGTGGCATGGATTCTCCTCTACATAGCACTCGGAGAGAGCATAGAGAAGATGGCAAGAATGGTAACAACCAGCCAGCCACCTACTACCTAG
- a CDS encoding NAD-dependent epimerase/dehydratase family protein, translating to MKALVTGGAGFIGSHLVDWLMAEGYKVTVIDNLSSGNIRNIESWLGSSTFKFVKRDLKSPEGWVEEFKDVDVVFHYAANPEVRVSVTEPKVHFEENLQVTFNVLEACRNFKVPLLVFSSTSTIYGDAKQIPTPEDYAPLKPISIYGASKLACEILISTYSRLYGLRSLILRYANVIGSRSGHGVLIDFIRKLKSNPTKLEILGDGSQRKSYIHVEDAVNATIKALEYVLKNNLLEEVFNVGSEDWVNVREIADLTVKALNLRDVEYTYRPATEDGRGWLGDVKFMLLDVSKLKRATGWRPKMGSREAIQKVLEELILRS from the coding sequence GTGAAGGCTCTAGTTACAGGTGGTGCCGGGTTTATAGGCAGCCACCTAGTGGATTGGCTCATGGCTGAAGGATATAAAGTTACAGTTATAGATAATTTAAGCTCCGGGAACATCAGGAACATCGAGTCTTGGCTCGGTAGTTCAACATTCAAGTTCGTGAAGAGAGACCTCAAAAGCCCTGAGGGGTGGGTTGAAGAGTTTAAGGATGTGGATGTGGTCTTCCATTATGCCGCTAATCCAGAAGTTAGAGTTAGCGTCACAGAGCCTAAGGTTCATTTTGAGGAGAACCTCCAAGTAACGTTTAATGTTCTTGAAGCCTGCAGGAACTTTAAGGTCCCGCTCCTAGTGTTCTCATCTACTAGCACGATCTACGGTGATGCTAAGCAGATACCTACACCCGAAGACTATGCGCCGCTGAAGCCCATATCCATTTACGGAGCCTCTAAGCTCGCATGTGAGATACTCATATCGACGTACTCCAGGCTTTACGGCTTAAGGAGCCTCATATTAAGGTATGCTAATGTGATTGGCTCCAGGTCTGGGCATGGCGTCCTAATAGACTTCATTAGAAAGCTTAAGTCCAACCCCACGAAGCTTGAGATACTTGGAGACGGCTCTCAGAGGAAGAGCTATATACACGTCGAAGATGCAGTAAACGCCACCATAAAAGCCCTAGAATACGTGCTTAAAAACAACCTCCTAGAGGAGGTCTTCAACGTAGGCTCTGAGGACTGGGTGAACGTAAGGGAGATAGCGGACCTCACCGTCAAGGCCCTAAACTTGAGGGATGTGGAGTACACCTATAGACCTGCTACGGAGGATGGTAGGGGGTGGCTGGGAGACGTAAAGTTCATGCTCTTAGACGTAAGCAAGCTAAAGAGAGCGACGGGCTGGAGACCTAAGATGGGCTCAAGAGAGGCCATCCAGAAGGTCCTAGAAGAACTTATCTTAAGGAGTTGA
- a CDS encoding DUF1616 domain-containing protein yields the protein MNLATINTIMTYVLLACLIAAIGATIYIAVTPHVGERFTEFYILGPSGKAYGYPTNLTLGESGTVIIGVVNHEYEEVSYRIVILLGNETIAVIDDIRLKHNEAWHQNYTFTPKKAGDRMKLEFLLYREGIEKPYRTLHLWVTVHPRRGG from the coding sequence ATGAATCTCGCAACTATCAACACTATTATGACGTACGTTTTACTCGCTTGTTTAATCGCTGCTATAGGAGCTACCATCTACATAGCGGTTACACCTCACGTCGGGGAGCGCTTCACCGAGTTCTATATACTCGGGCCATCAGGGAAGGCTTATGGTTATCCAACGAACCTAACGCTTGGAGAGAGCGGAACAGTGATAATAGGCGTGGTTAACCATGAGTACGAAGAAGTATCGTACAGAATTGTTATCCTCCTAGGCAATGAAACAATCGCTGTAATAGATGATATTAGGCTTAAACACAATGAAGCTTGGCATCAAAACTACACGTTCACCCCTAAGAAGGCTGGCGATAGAATGAAGCTCGAATTCCTTCTCTATAGAGAGGGCATAGAGAAGCCCTATAGAACCCTGCATCTATGGGTGACCGTACATCCGAGGAGAGGGGGATGA
- a CDS encoding CPBP family intramembrane metalloprotease, whose product MRESQLFILFIAFIALAESVTTFIDPVHGFSLHSLALISMVCLSALKYSENPVSSFFLSLSLAPLIRITSLSLPLAYFPRYSWYLLAGTALFLATLALIKVAGMSRHDIGMTFNKPLIQLAVGATGVPLGVIEYFILKPEPLASSFNLLEFMSLALALIFFTGFIEELVFRGVIQRTAIASLGRKYGVLGTSLIFAILHIGWLSILNFLFVFLVGLFFGLIVLKTNSIAGVSLSHGLTNVMLFMFMPFLLSQNL is encoded by the coding sequence ATGAGGGAGAGCCAGCTCTTCATTCTATTCATTGCATTCATAGCCTTAGCTGAATCAGTAACTACGTTCATAGACCCAGTACATGGATTCTCCCTCCACTCACTGGCTCTAATCTCTATGGTATGTCTCTCAGCCCTAAAATATAGCGAGAACCCTGTTTCAAGCTTCTTCCTAAGCCTCTCCCTAGCCCCTTTAATCAGAATAACAAGCCTCTCGCTCCCCCTAGCTTATTTCCCACGCTACTCGTGGTATCTATTAGCAGGCACCGCCTTGTTCCTGGCGACCTTAGCCTTGATAAAAGTTGCAGGTATGAGCCGCCATGACATTGGGATGACATTTAACAAGCCGCTTATACAGTTAGCTGTTGGAGCAACCGGTGTTCCCTTAGGCGTAATCGAGTACTTCATTCTGAAACCTGAGCCGTTAGCATCAAGCTTCAACCTATTGGAGTTTATGTCCCTGGCCTTAGCCCTCATATTCTTCACAGGCTTTATAGAGGAACTCGTGTTCAGAGGAGTCATTCAGAGGACAGCCATAGCAAGCCTAGGCAGGAAGTACGGCGTGCTCGGCACATCACTTATCTTCGCCATTCTACACATAGGCTGGCTCTCAATACTGAACTTCCTATTCGTATTTCTAGTAGGCTTATTCTTCGGGCTTATAGTGCTTAAAACAAACAGCATAGCAGGAGTCTCACTCTCCCACGGGTTAACTAACGTCATGCTCTTCATGTTTATGCCTTTTCTGTTATCACAAAACTTATAA